A window from Primulina huaijiensis isolate GDHJ02 chromosome 11, ASM1229523v2, whole genome shotgun sequence encodes these proteins:
- the LOC140987479 gene encoding uncharacterized protein produces MDLILPSELTTDVLLLSLPSSFDPFVVNFNMNKMEPSLEELVNMLVTFESTIKKEKPVLFVGSSSGTKTGPPGKGKKRSFQRPKKNVPLKRQSPSPAVAATPVKADKTVDICHHCKKPGHWRRNCREYLAQKGSGKGDGKK; encoded by the exons atggatctgattttgccttcggagttgaccaccgacgtgttgctgttgtcattgcctagctcatttgatccttttgtggtgaacttcaacatgaacaagatggaaccgagccttgaagagttggtgaacatgcttgtgacttttgagtccactatcaagaaagagaagccggttctttttgtgggctcttcatctggtacgaagaccggtccacctgggaagggaaagaagcgttctttccaacgtcccaagaagaacgtgcccttgaagaggcagtctccgagtcccgctgtggcagccacaccagtgaaggctgacaagactgttgacatctgtcatcactgcaagaagcctggacattggaggcgtaactgcagggaatatcttgcccagaagggttctggaaaag gtgatgggaagaagtag